The Streptomyces sp. WZ-12 genome segment GGCGGCGGGGCGAGGCTGCCGTCCGCGGCCAGCCCCAGGCGGGTCAGCGGGGCGTCGATGCGCAGCGAGGGGACCGCCACCCGCAGCGGCTCGGCCGCCGGGAGGGGCGGCGCGGCCGCGCGCGCGGTCGGGGCGGCGTCCGGCGTCCGGCCGGTGAACCCCTGGGCGGCGGGCGGCTGGGGCGGCGCGGTGTCCCGGCTGCCGTCGGCGATCAGCCAGGCCCGGCGCCGCAGGCGAGTGCGAGGACGACGGCCGCCAGCCCGCCGGCCGGCGCCGCCCGGCGCGGGTGGGCCGCGCCCGCCCGGCCGCGCCGACCCGGCCGCCCGCCGCCGGGGGACGGCGGCGGGGGACCGGGCGCTGCGGGGCGCTTGGGGGGCACGGCCGGCCGGGGGCGGGGCCTCGCGTCAGTACCGGCCGCCGGTCCGGCGGCGGACCAGCCAGACGGCGCCGGCGGCCGCCGCCAGCGCCACGCCGGCGCCCGCCGCGACCTCGGTGGCGCTGACGCCGTCCTCGCTGGTGGAGCCCTCACCGGTCTTCATCTTGCCCTTGGGCGGCATGGTGGCATGCCCGGCCGGCGGGTGCTCCTTGCCGGGCGTCTTCGGGCCGGACTTCTCCTTGGCGGGCTTGCTCGGGCTGCCGCTGGGGTGCGCCATCCCGCTGCTCTGGCCGCTGGGGTTCGTGCTGGGGTCGGCGGACGCGTCGCCGATCTTGACGGTGCCGGTGAGCTGCATACCGTCGGCACACTTCCCGCCGAGCCCGTAAGTGCCGGGCTTGGTACCGGGTTTGACCGTTACCTTCCCTTCCAGGGAGTTCTTGGCGGTGCCCGGGGCGAAGGTGACCGTGCCGCCCCCCAGGGCGGCGGCGTCCACGCTCGCCGAGCGGCTGGCCCCGCATCCCGTGGTGGAGAGGGAGACCACCGAGCCGGCCGCGGCCGTGCCCGGGGAGACCTCGATGGTGCCGAAGTCGCCGGCGTACGCGGCGGTGGCGGCCAGGCCGAGCGTGGCGGCGGACAGCGCGGCGCCGGTGAACAGTCGGGTGGAACGCATGGGAACGACCTCCGCGAAGCGCGGACGTGACACATGGTGCGCCACTGGGGAAGTCGGTGAGTTCCGCGCCTCCTCCCACGAGATAAGCCCTTGGGGGCCGGTCGGTCCTGCTGGCCTACGGTGAACGGGTGAGCGGGTCCACCTGGTGGCCGTCGGCGGCGCCGGGACGGCTCACAGCCGACGGGTGGCCAGCGTCAGCCGGTCCCGGGCGTCGAACAGCGCGTCCTTGATGGTCTGTTCGTGGGCGGGGGTCAGCCGGGCCACCGGCACCGAGCAGCTGATCGCGTCCCGGGCCGGGGTGCGGTAGGGGATCGCCACGCCGAAGCAGCGCAGGCCGAGGGTGTTCTCCTCGCGGTCCACCGCGAAGCCCTGTGCGCGGATGGCGTGCAGCTCCTCGATGAGTCGTTCGCGGTCGGTGCGGGTGTGCTCGGTCAGCGCGGGCAGGGTGGGCGGCAGCATCGCCCGCACCTGGTCGTCGGTGTGGGTGGCCAGCAGCGCCTTGCCCAGCGACGTGGAGTGCGCGGGCAGCCGGCGGCCGACCCGGGTGAACGGGCGCAGGTAGTGCTGGGACTGGCGGGTGGCGAGGTAGACCACGTTGACCCCGTCGAGCCGGGCGAGGTGGATGGTCTCGGTGGTGTCGTCGGAGAGCCGGTCCAGGGTGGGGCGGGCGGCGGCCACCACCTCGTCGCCGTCGATGTACGAGGTGCCGACCAGCAGGGCGCGGACGCCGATGCCGTAGCGGGTGCCGGTGGCGTCGGTCTCCACCCAGCCGAGGTCGACCAGGGTGCGCAGCAGCATGTAGAGGCTGGACTTGGGGTAGCCGACGGCCTCTTGGACGGAGGCGAGGCTGTGCATGCCGGGGCGGCCCGCGAAGAACTCCAGCAACTCCACCGTGCGCACCGCGGACTTGACCTGTGCTCCTCCGTTCTCGGCAACTGTCATCGCCCTTGACCCCTCAGTTCGGACGGCCATAGAGTCCCAGAGATTCATCATCTGGGACATCGTTCAGCATATAGAACGCCGTCCCGTGTGCGGCAAGGTTTCGCGCGGCCCGAACTCGCCCGGGAGGAACGCACGGTGACAGCTGAGGCAGCACCGGTGGCAGCACCAGTCTGGAGCGTCGACCCCCGAACCGGGAAGCGTCGGGAGCGGGTTGGGGCGGAGGCCACCGCCGACGCGGTGGACGTCGCGGTCCGCGCCGCGCACGCCGCCCGCGGCCCGCTCGCCGACCGCGGCCGACGGGCCGCCCTGCTGCGCCGCGCCGCCGCCCTCCTGGAGGCCGACGCCGACGGCGTCGTGGCCACCGCCGACGCCGAGACCGCGCTCGGCACGCCCCGCCTCACCGGCGAACTCGCCCGCACCGCCTACCAGTTACGCAGCTTCGCGGCCCTCGTCGACGAGGGCGCCTTCCTCGACGTCCGGATCGACCACCCGGCCCCGGACCTCGCCCCGCCCCGCCCCGACCTGCGCCGCTACAAGATCCCGCTGGGCGTGGTCGCGGTCTACGCCGCCAGCAACTTCCCGCTCGCCTTCTCCGTCCCCGGCGGCGACACCGCCAGCGCCCTCGCGGCCGGCTGC includes the following:
- a CDS encoding IclR family transcriptional regulator, whose amino-acid sequence is MTVAENGGAQVKSAVRTVELLEFFAGRPGMHSLASVQEAVGYPKSSLYMLLRTLVDLGWVETDATGTRYGIGVRALLVGTSYIDGDEVVAAARPTLDRLSDDTTETIHLARLDGVNVVYLATRQSQHYLRPFTRVGRRLPAHSTSLGKALLATHTDDQVRAMLPPTLPALTEHTRTDRERLIEELHAIRAQGFAVDREENTLGLRCFGVAIPYRTPARDAISCSVPVARLTPAHEQTIKDALFDARDRLTLATRRL